In one Bradyrhizobium cosmicum genomic region, the following are encoded:
- a CDS encoding lysylphosphatidylglycerol synthase transmembrane domain-containing protein gives MHGLLPALKRGFKRWIGWRRLGIAASVFIIAFAVTTLVRTLKGIDTGVILTALTEIPRANIGLAALCVVFAFCTLTFYDFFALRTIGKKHVPYRIAALSSFTSYSIGHNIGATVFTGGAIRFRIYSDYGLNAIDVAKICFLSGLTFWLGNIFVLSIGMVIHPDAATYMDQLPPSINRLIGFGGLASIGAYLAWLCMGEKRRELGQKGWKVVLPSAPLTLVQILIGVVDLGFCALAMYLLVPANPHIDFLSLSVVFILATLLGFASHAPGSLGVFDAAMLVALPEFGREQLLATLLVFRILYFVIPFGLAISIMGTRELWMNVVEPWQERRRLAEACAQANLPKQVAAMERERSLRQASKR, from the coding sequence ATGCACGGACTGCTGCCCGCGCTGAAACGCGGCTTCAAGAGATGGATTGGCTGGCGACGGCTCGGCATTGCCGCGAGCGTCTTCATCATCGCCTTCGCGGTCACCACGCTGGTGCGGACCCTCAAGGGGATCGATACCGGCGTCATCCTGACCGCGCTGACCGAAATCCCCCGCGCCAATATCGGGCTGGCGGCGCTCTGCGTCGTCTTCGCGTTTTGTACGCTGACCTTCTACGACTTTTTTGCACTGCGAACGATCGGCAAGAAGCACGTGCCCTATCGCATCGCAGCACTTTCCAGCTTCACGTCCTATTCGATCGGCCACAACATCGGCGCCACCGTGTTTACCGGCGGCGCGATCCGTTTCCGGATCTATTCGGATTACGGGCTGAACGCGATCGACGTTGCCAAGATCTGCTTCCTGTCCGGCCTGACCTTCTGGCTCGGTAACATCTTCGTGCTCTCGATCGGCATGGTCATTCATCCGGATGCGGCCACCTACATGGATCAGCTGCCGCCGTCGATCAACCGGCTGATCGGGTTCGGGGGCCTGGCCTCGATCGGCGCCTATCTAGCCTGGCTGTGCATGGGCGAGAAGCGCCGCGAGCTCGGCCAGAAGGGCTGGAAGGTGGTGCTGCCGTCGGCGCCGCTGACGCTGGTGCAGATCCTGATCGGCGTGGTCGATCTCGGCTTCTGCGCGCTGGCGATGTACCTGCTTGTGCCGGCCAATCCGCACATCGATTTCCTGTCGCTCTCCGTCGTCTTCATCCTGGCGACGCTGCTCGGCTTTGCCAGCCACGCCCCGGGCTCGCTCGGCGTGTTCGACGCCGCCATGCTGGTGGCGCTGCCCGAATTCGGCCGCGAGCAGTTGCTGGCGACCTTGCTGGTGTTCCGCATCCTCTATTTCGTGATCCCATTCGGTCTGGCCATCTCCATCATGGGCACGCGCGAGCTCTGGATGAACGTGGTCGAGCCCTGGCAGGAGCGACGGCGGCTGGCGGAGGCCTGCGCCCAGGCAAACCTGCCCAAGCAGGTGGCAGCGATGGAGCGCGAGCGGTCGCTGCGGCAGGCCAGCAAGCGTTAA
- a CDS encoding ferritin-like domain-containing protein — protein MGLFTKDIKTMDDLFVHQLQDIYYAEQQLTKALPKMADKATDPQLKQGFLTHLEETKQHVKRLEEVFKMHGTQVKAVDCPAIDGIIEEAEETAGEVADKAVLDAALINAAQAAEHYEIVRYGSLIAWAKQLGRTDCAAVLAKTLEEEKATDKKLTTLAESKVNLRAAS, from the coding sequence ATGGGACTGTTCACCAAGGACATCAAGACCATGGACGATTTGTTCGTGCACCAGTTGCAGGACATCTACTACGCCGAACAGCAGCTCACCAAGGCGCTGCCGAAAATGGCGGACAAGGCCACCGATCCGCAGCTGAAGCAGGGCTTTTTGACGCACCTCGAGGAAACCAAGCAGCACGTCAAGCGCCTCGAGGAAGTGTTCAAGATGCACGGGACGCAAGTGAAGGCGGTGGACTGCCCGGCGATCGACGGCATCATCGAGGAAGCCGAGGAGACCGCCGGCGAAGTCGCCGACAAGGCGGTGCTCGACGCGGCGCTGATCAACGCGGCGCAGGCAGCGGAGCATTACGAGATCGTCCGTTACGGCAGCCTGATCGCCTGGGCCAAGCAGCTTGGCCGCACCGATTGCGCGGCCGTGCTCGCCAAGACGCTCGAGGAGGAGAAGGCGACTGACAAGAAACTCACCACGCTCGCCGAGAGCAAGGTGAATCTGCGCGCCGCCAGCTAA
- a CDS encoding PLP-dependent aminotransferase family protein encodes MSKFEYVKLADAIASDISNGTLRPGDRLPPQRNFAYDRGIAVSTASRVYTELLRRGLVVGEVGRGTFISGDIRREVEALSEPRDARIDFEVNYPLLPQQWAMIAKSLAGLERVDALESALRVSTSTGTKSARNAAAAYLARKDFAPQAEQIVFTANGKQSLAAALAALVPTGGRCGVEALTYPYVKSIAARLGVTLVPIPMDEFGARPDAIQKAHREAHLSALYLQPIIQNPLGVTMNATRRADIMRVAEKLNLTIIEDAVYGFLADDTPLAALGPDRCIVIDSLSKKVAPGLALGIMVAPPHLRESVMGAVRTGGWIASGHALASGQRLMADGTVAELTRLKRIDATRRQHTAARLLAGYQLAADPRSYHLWLTLPPHWRSQTFVAAAARRGIALTPSSTFAIAHGHAPNAVRLALAPPSPEQLDSGLRTLVSLLGTKEEDFDSTE; translated from the coding sequence ATGTCCAAGTTCGAGTACGTGAAGCTTGCCGATGCTATTGCCTCGGATATTTCTAACGGCACGTTAAGGCCGGGCGACCGGCTGCCGCCGCAGCGCAATTTTGCCTATGACCGTGGCATTGCGGTCTCGACCGCGAGCCGTGTTTATACGGAGTTGCTCCGCCGCGGCCTCGTCGTCGGCGAGGTCGGCCGCGGCACCTTCATCTCCGGCGACATCAGGCGCGAGGTCGAGGCGCTGAGCGAGCCGCGCGACGCGCGGATCGACTTCGAGGTCAATTACCCGCTGCTGCCGCAACAATGGGCGATGATCGCCAAGAGCCTGGCCGGGCTCGAGCGCGTCGACGCACTCGAATCCGCGCTGCGCGTCTCGACCAGCACCGGCACCAAGAGCGCGCGCAATGCGGCCGCCGCCTATCTCGCGCGCAAGGATTTTGCGCCGCAGGCCGAGCAGATCGTCTTCACCGCCAACGGCAAGCAATCGCTCGCGGCCGCGCTCGCGGCACTCGTCCCCACCGGCGGCCGCTGCGGCGTCGAGGCGCTGACCTACCCCTACGTCAAGAGCATCGCGGCGCGACTAGGCGTAACGCTCGTTCCGATTCCGATGGACGAATTCGGCGCGCGCCCCGATGCGATTCAGAAGGCGCATCGCGAAGCGCATCTGTCGGCGCTGTATCTGCAACCGATCATCCAGAACCCGCTCGGCGTCACCATGAACGCGACGCGGCGCGCCGACATCATGCGCGTTGCCGAGAAGCTCAATCTCACCATCATCGAGGACGCCGTCTATGGCTTCCTCGCCGACGACACGCCGTTGGCCGCGCTCGGGCCCGACCGCTGCATCGTGATCGACAGCCTGTCCAAGAAGGTCGCGCCCGGACTTGCGCTCGGCATCATGGTCGCGCCGCCGCACCTGCGCGAGAGCGTGATGGGCGCCGTCCGCACCGGCGGCTGGATCGCCTCGGGCCACGCGCTCGCCTCCGGGCAGCGGCTGATGGCTGACGGCACCGTCGCCGAGCTGACGCGGCTGAAGCGGATCGACGCCACGCGCCGCCAGCACACCGCGGCACGGCTGCTCGCCGGCTACCAGCTCGCGGCCGATCCGCGCTCCTATCATCTGTGGCTGACGCTGCCGCCGCACTGGCGCTCGCAGACCTTCGTCGCCGCGGCCGCCCGGCGCGGCATTGCACTGACGCCGTCCTCGACCTTCGCCATCGCGCATGGACACGCGCCGAACGCAGTGCGGCTCGCGCTCGCCCCGCCCTCGCCCGAGCAACTCGATTCCGGCCTGCGCACGCTCGTCTCGCTGCTCGGCACCAAGGAAGAGGATTTCGACTCGACGGAGTAG
- a CDS encoding DUF1127 domain-containing protein produces the protein MTTISQTAGRSLRPASSSGFFSTLVNAAYALFDRLEHRTAVKTLNELDDRALRDIGITRSQIEDAVYGQFKAELTRYL, from the coding sequence ATGACCACGATTTCCCAAACTGCCGGGCGGAGTTTACGCCCAGCCTCGTCGAGCGGATTTTTCAGCACGCTCGTCAACGCCGCCTATGCCCTGTTCGATCGTCTGGAGCACCGCACGGCGGTCAAGACGCTGAACGAGCTCGACGACCGCGCCCTGCGCGACATCGGGATCACACGCAGCCAGATCGAGGACGCGGTGTACGGCCAGTTCAAGGCCGAGCTGACGCGGTATCTGTAA
- a CDS encoding universal stress protein — protein sequence MFKSILVPIDLADTDLAKPAIATAATLSQTWSGVVRLLNVLPMTPVMLAEYVPADFDEQQRQTSEEALAIVARESGIDPARISSVVRQGGIYHEILEEAVHMKADLIVMTSHRPAMRTYFLGSNAGHVVRYAKCSVLVVRH from the coding sequence ATGTTCAAGTCCATTCTCGTGCCCATCGACCTCGCCGACACGGACCTCGCCAAGCCTGCGATCGCGACCGCGGCAACGCTGTCGCAGACCTGGAGCGGCGTGGTGCGCCTGCTCAACGTGCTGCCGATGACGCCGGTGATGCTGGCCGAATACGTACCTGCCGATTTCGACGAACAGCAGCGCCAGACCTCGGAAGAAGCCCTCGCCATCGTCGCGCGCGAATCCGGCATCGACCCTGCGCGCATCTCCAGCGTGGTGCGGCAGGGCGGCATCTATCACGAGATCCTCGAGGAAGCCGTGCACATGAAGGCCGATTTGATCGTGATGACCTCGCATCGGCCGGCGATGCGCACCTATTTCCTCGGCTCCAACGCCGGCCACGTCGTGCGCTACGCCAAATGTTCGGTGCTGGTGGTCAGGCACTAG
- a CDS encoding SixA phosphatase family protein yields the protein MRRLMLLRHAKTETDAPSGRDQDRRLDDRGHKDAARIGDWIATHPPFPDAVLVSHAVRARQTWDAAWETMKDRVAAPQVEVLPELYGADPAQILESIRTATAPADPKQLLLIAHNPGMHEAALMLMGSGDPAGAKALADNLPTAGLAIFDFDVKDWSDVAYRRGKLVLFVSPKLLR from the coding sequence ATGCGCCGTTTGATGCTGCTGCGTCACGCCAAGACCGAGACCGACGCGCCGAGCGGTCGTGACCAGGATCGCCGCCTCGACGACCGCGGCCACAAGGACGCGGCCAGGATCGGCGACTGGATCGCCACCCATCCCCCCTTCCCCGATGCCGTGCTGGTGTCGCACGCCGTCCGTGCCAGGCAGACTTGGGACGCGGCCTGGGAGACGATGAAGGACCGCGTCGCGGCGCCGCAGGTCGAGGTCCTGCCGGAACTCTACGGCGCCGATCCCGCACAGATCCTTGAATCCATTCGCACCGCAACCGCCCCGGCCGACCCGAAGCAATTGCTTCTGATCGCCCACAATCCCGGCATGCACGAGGCCGCCTTGATGCTGATGGGCAGCGGCGATCCGGCTGGCGCCAAGGCGCTGGCCGACAACCTGCCCACCGCGGGGCTTGCGATCTTCGACTTTGACGTCAAGGATTGGAGCGACGTGGCCTACCGCCGCGGCAAGCTGGTGCTGTTCGTGAGCCCAAAGCTGCTTCGATAA
- a CDS encoding NAD(P)/FAD-dependent oxidoreductase — MSETFTSVAQEEAGFRDRARLSFDLDADICVIGAGLAGLSIALEAARLGASVAVLEGRHIGWNASGNQLGTVMPGFALPLTDLIERIGFEDARELWAMSKEGAEFVRANATEANMPGIGPSDGVLEVSNVDAGDRLISRLQMLHEDFDTEVEGWQVDRVREALKTDRYFHGVYYPQAFQVDGRKYVHGLAALARRAGARIFEDTPVVSIDHSGIRKRIVTPSARLRATHIVLAGNIHLGAPLRRLSETLLPVWRYAGITAPLGERLHQIIAFKGSVMDSDGIDHFRIVEGDRLMWESPETTWAARPQRFAGSVRRRIRSIFPELGPVEITDMFGGATGQTVHGMPQIGQLRKGLWVASGFGRQGMNTSAMAGQLIARSILWGDERWKLFSPFELVWAGGATGRVAGQLVGIWGRASSAAAGSLARYRERARIKDREREARLAEANRAAGTGPRRPPPGVRPRPAPPPKPAAAEVEPASHDGGVSQ; from the coding sequence ATGAGCGAGACTTTCACAAGCGTAGCCCAGGAAGAAGCCGGCTTTCGCGACCGCGCGCGGCTGTCGTTCGATCTCGATGCCGACATCTGCGTCATCGGGGCTGGGCTCGCCGGGCTCTCGATCGCGCTGGAGGCGGCCCGGCTCGGGGCCAGCGTCGCGGTGCTGGAGGGCCGCCATATCGGCTGGAACGCCTCCGGCAACCAGCTCGGCACCGTGATGCCGGGCTTCGCGCTGCCGCTGACCGACCTGATCGAGCGCATCGGCTTCGAGGACGCACGCGAATTGTGGGCGATGTCGAAGGAGGGCGCCGAGTTCGTCCGGGCCAACGCCACCGAGGCGAACATGCCGGGGATCGGGCCTAGCGACGGGGTGCTGGAGGTCTCCAATGTCGATGCCGGCGACCGGCTGATCAGCCGGCTGCAGATGCTCCACGAGGATTTCGACACCGAGGTCGAAGGCTGGCAGGTCGATCGGGTCCGCGAGGCGCTCAAGACCGACCGTTACTTCCACGGCGTCTACTATCCCCAGGCATTCCAGGTCGACGGCCGCAAATATGTGCATGGCCTTGCGGCGCTGGCGCGGCGGGCAGGCGCCCGCATCTTCGAGGATACGCCGGTCGTCAGCATCGATCATTCCGGCATCCGCAAGCGCATCGTCACGCCCTCGGCGCGACTGCGCGCCACGCACATCGTGCTGGCCGGCAACATCCATCTCGGCGCGCCGCTGAGGCGCCTGTCGGAGACGCTGCTGCCGGTCTGGCGCTATGCCGGCATCACCGCGCCTCTCGGCGAGCGTCTGCACCAGATCATCGCCTTCAAGGGATCGGTGATGGATTCCGACGGCATCGACCATTTCCGCATCGTCGAGGGCGACCGGCTGATGTGGGAAAGCCCGGAGACCACCTGGGCGGCGCGGCCGCAGCGCTTTGCAGGCAGCGTCAGGCGGCGGATCCGATCGATCTTCCCTGAGCTCGGTCCTGTCGAGATCACCGATATGTTCGGCGGCGCCACCGGCCAGACCGTGCACGGCATGCCGCAGATCGGCCAGTTGCGCAAAGGCCTGTGGGTGGCGAGCGGGTTCGGCCGGCAGGGCATGAACACCTCGGCGATGGCCGGACAGCTGATCGCGCGCAGCATCCTGTGGGGCGACGAGCGCTGGAAGCTGTTTTCGCCGTTCGAGCTGGTCTGGGCCGGGGGCGCGACCGGGCGGGTCGCGGGCCAGCTGGTCGGGATCTGGGGCAGGGCGAGTTCCGCCGCCGCGGGCTCGCTCGCCCGCTACCGCGAGCGTGCCAGGATCAAGGACCGCGAGCGCGAGGCGCGGCTGGCCGAAGCCAACCGGGCTGCCGGAACCGGTCCGCGCCGTCCGCCTCCCGGCGTCCGGCCGCGACCGGCCCCGCCGCCGAAACCTGCGGCCGCGGAGGTGGAACCCGCCTCGCACGACGGCGGCGTCTCGCAATAA
- the msrB gene encoding peptide-methionine (R)-S-oxide reductase MsrB produces MFDRRILLTTVAGLFGLSAFRWLRGTPAEAGEKAAQKFEIEKTDAEWRAQLTPQQYEILRKEGTERPGSSPLLKEHRKGVFACAGCDLPLFSSDTKFESGTGWPSFYQPIEGNVGKTEDRTYGMLRTEVHCRRCGGHLGHVFDDGPKPTGLRYCIDGFGLVFHPAAASAT; encoded by the coding sequence ATGTTTGACCGCCGCATCCTGCTAACGACAGTCGCCGGCCTGTTCGGCCTTTCGGCCTTCCGCTGGCTGAGAGGAACCCCTGCCGAGGCCGGCGAGAAGGCCGCGCAGAAATTCGAGATCGAGAAGACGGACGCCGAGTGGCGCGCCCAGCTCACGCCGCAGCAATATGAAATTCTCCGCAAGGAGGGCACCGAACGGCCGGGCTCCAGCCCGCTGCTGAAGGAACACCGCAAGGGCGTCTTCGCCTGCGCCGGCTGCGACCTGCCGCTGTTTTCGTCAGACACCAAGTTCGAGAGCGGCACCGGCTGGCCGAGCTTTTACCAGCCGATCGAAGGCAATGTCGGCAAGACCGAGGACCGCACCTACGGCATGCTTCGCACCGAGGTGCATTGCCGTCGCTGCGGCGGCCATCTCGGCCACGTCTTCGACGACGGCCCGAAACCGACCGGTTTGCGCTATTGTATAGACGGTTTCGGGCTGGTCTTCCACCCTGCGGCAGCCTCCGCCACGTAG
- a CDS encoding flagellar hook-basal body complex protein: protein MGIFDAMNTSVGGLQAQSYALQNISGNIANSSTTGYKGIGTSFVDLIPDSSTPSKQVAGGVTANAKATITTQGTISGSSVATNMAITGDGFFSIQKATGTVDNVPVFSGVTYYTRRGDFQLNANGNLVNGAGYYLMGVAVDSKTGNPTGSVSTVLKFQNNFIPAQATTSIQYAANLPTQPNTSASTTAASGTLLAEGGLNPSDFAANPLPVGTPPAPYTNATASGAAATGNIRSAYSSTTATGTTALQNNSSAVASTTTSLDNSVGTHLASSILTALSGQTLTINGNTITFNAGTTVTTAGSNTTIGLGAGTTATVADILGAIQTAGGAGVTASLSASGNIVISSGTGTDVAVNSGTAATALGITSVTRGGNVLSSPAISGATVLSGSATAGGAQVLSSGFGAGDTITVDGQTLTFMASGASGPNQINITDNVTTLLGKIDALAGASGSSVSSGGVITLNTGTAANLSVSSSNSAAFAALGFTSTITKNRNGGGTAGTGGVIGNDISTFTKESISGGAVTAYNAAGTPVNLQLRWAKTDSASLGAGHADTWNMFYQTDPDATGTTVGWVNTGQAFTFGSDGSLTSPSGSGITINNVSVSGQSLGSVAFNISTGGLTQYASTSGAVTINTITQNGYAAGQLRSVAVNNSGLVVGTFSNGQNLNLAQVTLSHFNGTNYLKAMDGGAYAATEQSGTAIDGASGSISGSSLEGSNTDIADEFTKLIVTQQAYSANTKVITTANSMVQDLLNVLR from the coding sequence ATGGGTATCTTCGATGCAATGAACACCTCGGTGGGTGGCCTGCAGGCGCAGTCCTACGCGCTTCAGAACATTTCCGGCAACATCGCGAACTCATCCACCACCGGTTACAAGGGCATCGGCACCAGCTTCGTCGATCTCATCCCCGACTCCTCCACGCCGAGCAAGCAGGTCGCAGGTGGCGTGACGGCCAATGCCAAGGCCACCATCACAACGCAAGGCACCATCTCGGGCTCCAGCGTCGCCACCAACATGGCGATCACCGGCGACGGCTTCTTCTCGATCCAGAAGGCGACCGGCACCGTCGACAACGTGCCGGTGTTCAGCGGCGTCACCTACTACACCCGTCGCGGCGACTTCCAGCTCAATGCCAACGGCAATCTGGTCAACGGCGCCGGCTACTATCTGATGGGCGTCGCGGTCGACTCCAAGACCGGCAACCCGACCGGCAGCGTGTCGACGGTGCTGAAATTCCAGAACAACTTCATCCCGGCACAGGCGACCACCTCGATCCAGTACGCGGCGAACCTGCCGACCCAGCCGAACACCTCGGCGAGCACGACGGCGGCGAGCGGCACGCTGCTGGCGGAAGGTGGCCTGAACCCATCTGATTTCGCGGCCAACCCGTTGCCGGTGGGCACGCCGCCCGCGCCCTACACCAACGCGACGGCGTCCGGTGCAGCCGCCACCGGCAATATCCGCTCTGCCTATTCATCGACGACGGCGACGGGCACGACTGCACTCCAGAACAACTCCTCGGCCGTGGCCTCGACCACCACGTCCCTCGACAACTCCGTGGGCACGCATCTCGCCTCCAGCATCCTCACCGCGCTGAGCGGCCAGACGCTCACGATCAACGGCAACACGATCACCTTCAATGCCGGCACCACGGTCACGACGGCCGGCAGCAACACCACGATCGGTCTCGGCGCGGGCACGACGGCAACGGTTGCCGACATCCTGGGCGCGATTCAGACCGCCGGCGGCGCTGGCGTCACGGCGTCGCTGAGCGCCAGCGGCAACATCGTGATATCGAGCGGCACCGGCACCGACGTGGCGGTCAACAGCGGCACGGCAGCAACGGCCCTTGGCATCACCAGCGTGACGCGCGGCGGCAACGTCCTGTCCTCGCCGGCGATCTCGGGCGCCACGGTGCTGAGCGGCTCCGCGACGGCCGGCGGCGCCCAGGTGCTTTCGTCCGGCTTCGGTGCCGGTGACACCATCACGGTCGACGGCCAGACGCTGACCTTCATGGCCTCGGGCGCGTCTGGCCCGAACCAGATCAACATCACCGATAACGTCACGACCCTGCTCGGCAAGATCGATGCTCTCGCCGGCGCCTCGGGATCGTCGGTCAGCAGTGGCGGCGTGATCACGCTGAACACCGGCACGGCAGCCAATCTGTCGGTGTCCAGCTCCAACAGCGCCGCCTTCGCCGCGCTCGGCTTCACCTCGACCATCACCAAGAACCGCAATGGCGGCGGCACCGCCGGCACCGGCGGCGTGATCGGCAACGACATCTCGACCTTCACCAAGGAATCGATCAGCGGCGGTGCGGTCACGGCCTACAACGCCGCCGGCACGCCCGTGAATCTGCAATTGCGCTGGGCCAAGACCGATAGCGCCTCGCTGGGTGCGGGGCATGCCGACACCTGGAACATGTTCTACCAGACCGATCCGGATGCGACCGGCACGACGGTCGGCTGGGTCAACACCGGACAGGCTTTCACCTTTGGCAGCGACGGCTCGCTGACCTCGCCGAGCGGATCGGGCATCACCATCAACAACGTCTCCGTCAGCGGTCAATCGCTGGGCTCGGTCGCCTTCAACATCTCCACGGGCGGGCTGACGCAATATGCCAGCACCAGCGGCGCGGTGACCATCAACACTATCACGCAGAACGGCTACGCCGCCGGTCAGCTCCGCTCGGTCGCCGTCAACAACAGCGGCCTCGTGGTCGGAACGTTCTCCAACGGCCAGAACCTCAACCTCGCCCAGGTGACGCTGTCGCACTTCAACGGCACCAACTACCTGAAGGCGATGGACGGCGGCGCTTACGCCGCGACCGAACAGTCGGGAACCGCCATCGACGGCGCCTCCGGCAGCATCAGCGGCTCGTCGCTGGAAGGCTCGAACACCGACATCGCCGACGAGTTCACCAAGCTGATCGTGACCCAGCAGGCCTATTCGGCCAACACCAAGGTGATCACGACGGCGAATTCGATGGTGCAGGACCTCCTCAACGTATTGCGCTGA
- the flgK gene encoding flagellar hook-associated protein FlgK — MGLSSALASAMSGLRANQAALSIVSSNVANSQTPGYVVQTPNQIEVTTGDFGSTVMTTGVSRELDTYVLNQLRTETGGSGYADQMASILKQLQNVYGTPGNSGTLETALNNFTTALQALSTSAGSSSAQTVAVGAAQTLAQQLNVTTKGIQSLRSNVEQDLGNSAQQANLAMKQIADINTKLQGLSSNDPSAATLMDQRDQAINTLSKYVDVRVTTDGSNQANIYTTTGIQLVGAGLASEFSFSSAGALTATSQYNIDPAKSGVGAFNIKLPNGSMVDVVANNVVSSGQIAADLKLRDQTLVQAQNQIDQLAATMSSALSDKTTAGSTVSGPPAGFDIDLAGAQPGNTVNISYTDTTTNTQRQITLVNVTDPAALPLQNATNANPMQIGVNFNGGMGAIASALNTALSGAHLTFAAAPSPATATTLRITDDSTGLAKVNSSSVTKTISSLTSGNPQLPLFTDGGQALYTGAITASGSQMTGLAGRIAVNTQLVTDPTRLSVYNTSPVTPTGDTTRSDYLYSQLTNAVFSYSPQTGLGSANQPFTGSVSNYLQQFLSVQGNAATQATQLQQGQSVVVSTLQAKFNSTSSVNLDSEMSNLIQLQNAYAANAHVMSVVQSMMNTLLQAQV, encoded by the coding sequence ATGGGTTTGAGTTCAGCCCTTGCCAGTGCGATGAGCGGACTGCGTGCCAACCAGGCCGCGCTCTCGATCGTCTCATCGAACGTCGCCAACTCGCAGACGCCGGGTTACGTCGTCCAGACGCCGAACCAGATCGAGGTCACCACCGGCGATTTCGGCTCGACGGTGATGACGACCGGCGTCAGCCGGGAGCTCGACACTTATGTGCTGAACCAGCTGCGCACCGAGACCGGCGGCAGCGGCTATGCCGACCAGATGGCCAGCATCCTGAAGCAGCTTCAGAATGTCTATGGCACGCCGGGCAACAGCGGCACGCTCGAAACCGCGCTGAACAATTTCACCACCGCGCTGCAGGCGCTGTCGACGAGCGCGGGCTCGTCGTCGGCGCAGACGGTTGCCGTCGGCGCGGCGCAGACGCTGGCGCAGCAGCTCAACGTCACCACCAAGGGCATCCAGTCGCTGCGCTCCAACGTCGAGCAGGACCTCGGCAATTCGGCGCAGCAGGCAAACCTGGCGATGAAGCAGATCGCCGACATCAACACCAAGCTCCAGGGCCTCTCGTCAAACGATCCGTCCGCCGCGACGCTGATGGACCAGCGCGACCAGGCCATCAACACGCTGTCGAAATATGTCGACGTCCGCGTCACCACCGACGGTTCGAACCAGGCCAACATCTACACCACCACCGGCATCCAACTCGTCGGCGCGGGGCTCGCCTCGGAGTTCTCGTTCTCGTCGGCCGGCGCCCTGACGGCGACCTCGCAATACAACATCGATCCGGCCAAGTCCGGCGTCGGCGCGTTCAACATCAAGCTTCCGAACGGCTCGATGGTCGACGTCGTCGCCAACAACGTGGTGTCCTCCGGGCAGATCGCGGCCGATCTGAAGCTGCGCGACCAGACGCTGGTGCAGGCGCAGAACCAGATCGACCAGCTCGCCGCCACGATGTCGAGCGCGCTGTCGGACAAGACCACGGCCGGCAGCACCGTCTCCGGCCCGCCTGCCGGTTTCGACATCGATCTTGCCGGCGCGCAGCCGGGCAACACCGTCAACATCAGCTATACCGACACGACCACCAACACCCAGCGCCAGATCACGCTCGTCAACGTGACCGATCCGGCCGCCTTGCCGCTCCAGAACGCCACCAACGCCAACCCGATGCAGATTGGCGTGAACTTCAACGGCGGCATGGGCGCGATCGCCTCCGCGCTCAACACCGCGCTGTCAGGCGCGCATCTGACATTCGCCGCCGCCCCTTCGCCGGCGACGGCCACGACGCTGCGCATCACCGACGACAGCACCGGCCTTGCCAAGGTCAATTCATCCTCGGTGACCAAGACGATCTCGTCGCTGACCTCAGGCAATCCGCAACTGCCGCTGTTCACCGATGGCGGGCAAGCGCTCTACACCGGCGCGATCACGGCGTCGGGCTCGCAGATGACCGGCCTTGCCGGGCGCATCGCCGTGAACACGCAGCTGGTCACCGATCCAACCAGACTGTCGGTCTACAACACCTCGCCGGTGACGCCCACGGGCGACACAACGCGCTCGGACTATCTCTATTCGCAGCTTACCAATGCGGTGTTCTCCTATTCGCCGCAGACCGGGCTCGGCTCGGCGAACCAGCCCTTCACCGGCAGCGTCTCGAACTACCTACAGCAGTTTCTGAGCGTTCAGGGCAATGCCGCGACGCAGGCGACCCAGCTCCAGCAGGGCCAGAGCGTCGTGGTCTCGACGCTCCAGGCGAAGTTCAACTCGACCTCCAGTGTCAACCTCGACTCGGAGATGTCGAACCTGATCCAGCTCCAGAATGCCTATGCTGCCAACGCCCACGTCATGTCGGTGGTGCAGAGCATGATGAATACGTTGCTCCAGGCGCAAGTGTAA